In Halosegnis marinus, one genomic interval encodes:
- a CDS encoding histidine kinase N-terminal 7TM domain-containing protein, protein MIPGDPVVLALLVAGSASLAVMLGVTATRPLTASSTETLSFIGLSTGATTWAWAYALQLSATTLPAKVAYSNLLWLGIATLGASWPLFALTVAGYRHRLTPARVIPLVAVPAAAGLLVVTNPAHGLMFASTELVSGAGRVRVDATPGVGFLVFFLYSTALNVAVLAALALGTRRASGTTRVRRALVFCAGVLPFASGLVGLFTTGDAPLLDPTPLLFSLTAVITGVAVTRYRLLDSVSMVRTRVIGEFPDPVFVVDADDTVRLYNDAAARVFEVEPRAPAAAERVFAAYPAVGRRLLDRDPDAGTDHVEVEVPVRDGDRGGRRNRTFDVVRTGLSEADARVLVFRDVTDRKRAEEYTQVLNRLLRHDLRNDASIISGQLGLLEECLADGDTAGAERAIATIDKRADGLLSLSEQARAVDSMAADERETHQLGRVVSARREQLVAEYPNAVFDIDLPPEPVRVSGVSALPSALDNLIENALEHADSDRPYVSVTVTTADDRAEVRIADEGPHIPSADRDVLTGEPAALERASGLGLWLAHEIIAESGGTVSVHTREPRGNEVSLTLPLADRETKSERAVTA, encoded by the coding sequence GTGATTCCGGGGGACCCGGTCGTACTCGCGCTCCTGGTGGCAGGGAGCGCGTCGCTCGCGGTGATGCTGGGGGTGACAGCCACCCGCCCGCTCACCGCCTCCTCGACCGAGACGCTGTCGTTCATCGGCCTCTCGACGGGGGCGACCACGTGGGCGTGGGCCTACGCGCTCCAGCTCTCGGCGACGACGCTCCCCGCGAAGGTCGCGTACTCGAACCTGCTGTGGCTCGGCATCGCGACGCTCGGCGCGTCGTGGCCGCTGTTCGCGCTGACGGTCGCCGGCTACCGCCACCGACTCACGCCGGCCCGAGTGATTCCGCTCGTCGCCGTGCCGGCGGCCGCGGGACTGCTGGTGGTGACGAACCCGGCCCACGGGCTGATGTTCGCGTCCACGGAACTCGTCTCCGGCGCGGGGCGGGTCCGGGTGGACGCGACGCCGGGCGTGGGCTTTCTGGTCTTCTTCCTCTACTCGACGGCGCTCAACGTCGCCGTTCTCGCCGCGCTCGCGCTCGGGACGCGCCGGGCGTCGGGAACGACGCGGGTGCGGCGGGCGCTCGTCTTCTGTGCCGGCGTGCTCCCGTTCGCGTCGGGGTTGGTGGGGCTGTTCACCACCGGCGACGCCCCGCTGCTCGACCCGACGCCGCTGCTGTTCTCGCTCACCGCCGTCATCACGGGCGTCGCGGTCACGCGGTACCGCCTGCTCGACTCCGTCTCGATGGTCCGGACGCGCGTCATCGGGGAGTTCCCCGACCCGGTGTTCGTCGTCGACGCCGACGACACCGTCCGGCTATACAACGACGCCGCGGCGCGGGTGTTCGAGGTCGAACCGCGGGCACCGGCGGCCGCCGAACGGGTGTTCGCGGCGTATCCGGCCGTCGGGCGACGGCTGCTCGACCGCGACCCCGACGCGGGGACGGACCACGTCGAGGTCGAGGTGCCCGTCCGCGACGGCGACCGGGGCGGGCGCCGGAACCGCACCTTCGACGTCGTCCGAACCGGGCTGTCGGAGGCGGACGCCCGCGTGCTCGTCTTCCGGGACGTGACCGACCGGAAGCGCGCAGAGGAGTACACGCAGGTGTTGAACCGGCTGTTGCGCCACGACCTGCGCAACGACGCGTCCATCATCAGCGGCCAGCTGGGGCTGCTGGAGGAGTGTCTCGCGGACGGCGACACGGCGGGCGCCGAGCGGGCGATAGCCACCATCGACAAGCGGGCCGACGGGCTGCTCTCGCTGTCCGAGCAGGCCCGAGCGGTCGACTCGATGGCGGCGGACGAGCGGGAGACCCACCAGCTCGGCCGGGTGGTGTCGGCGCGGCGCGAACAGCTCGTCGCGGAGTACCCGAACGCCGTGTTCGACATCGACCTCCCGCCGGAACCCGTCCGCGTCTCGGGCGTCTCGGCGCTCCCCTCTGCGCTCGACAACCTCATCGAGAACGCCCTCGAACACGCCGACAGCGACCGGCCGTACGTCTCCGTGACGGTGACGACGGCCGACGACCGCGCGGAGGTCCGCATCGCCGACGAGGGGCCGCACATCCCTTCGGCCGACCGCGACGTGCTGACCGGGGAGCCCGCGGCGCTCGAACGCGCCAGCGGGCTGGGGCTGTGGCTCGCCCACGAGATAATCGCCGAGTCCGGCGGGACCGTCTCCGTCCACACCCGCGAGCCGCGGGGGAACGAGGTGTCGCTCACCCTCCCGCTGGCCGACCGGGAGACGAAGTCCGAGCGCGCGGTGACGGCCTGA
- a CDS encoding ATP-binding protein, whose amino-acid sequence MNTESRGAIRVLCVGGDGGFAKRVAEFLRREYDDTTVETVAGAEEAWERLDAGGTDCIVSAFELPATDALAFLERVREAHPELPFLLFAEEHDEGAATEALAAGATDYVRTDRGADGEALLGNRVRNAVERRRARRRAERSDRRLDRIERRYGAIFNDPNILVGLLDADGTVLDINDTALGYVEADREAVVDAPFHEGPWFSESAETAANVRSWVERAAAGEYVEFAIDHDLPSVGVYRTEGVFRPVTDGDGEVVSIIVSARDTTEQREHERELERTNALLSTLFETLPVGVLAEDGDRNVLALNERFADLFGLDGDPETYVGADCPSLAGEAAAQFDDPAAFTAGVERLADRREPVTDEELSLADGRTFQRSYRPIELADGRGHLWVYRETTAESRREARLAALNETTRDLMAATDRDEVATIGVEAAAEVLGLEANAIHLYDDEVGGLVAAARTDGVREIVSEPPVFRPGNSIAWAVYEAGEPRVVDDVQGNPKRQNPETPIRSELFVPIDEYGILVAGSTAANDFDDGDLVLAEILARTLAAAFEQVDRGAQLRAREAELERQNERLAEFAGVISHDLRNPLGVAKGRVELAVEETDNDHLAAAERALDRMDALLDDVLTLARNGERVSDLEAVELAALCETAWNNVETGTATLAVETDRTVRADASRLQQVFENLFRNSVDHAGEEVAVTVGDLPDGFYVADDGPGIPAEKREEVFDAGYSTRTEGTGFGLSIVRGIVEAHGWRVEASESEAGGARFEVTGVETV is encoded by the coding sequence ATGAACACGGAGTCCCGGGGGGCGATTCGCGTGTTGTGCGTCGGCGGCGACGGGGGCTTCGCGAAGAGGGTCGCCGAGTTCCTGCGCCGGGAGTACGACGACACGACGGTCGAGACCGTCGCCGGGGCCGAGGAGGCGTGGGAACGGCTCGACGCGGGCGGGACGGACTGTATCGTCTCGGCGTTCGAGCTACCGGCGACGGACGCGCTGGCGTTCCTCGAACGGGTCCGCGAGGCGCACCCGGAGCTCCCGTTCCTCCTGTTCGCCGAGGAGCACGACGAGGGGGCCGCGACCGAGGCGCTCGCGGCCGGCGCGACGGACTACGTCCGAACGGACCGCGGGGCGGACGGGGAGGCCCTGCTCGGGAACCGCGTCCGGAACGCGGTCGAGCGCCGCCGGGCGCGGCGGCGCGCCGAGCGGAGCGACCGCCGGCTCGACCGCATCGAGCGGCGCTACGGGGCGATATTCAACGACCCGAACATCCTCGTCGGGCTGCTCGACGCGGACGGGACGGTGCTCGACATCAACGACACCGCGCTCGGCTACGTCGAGGCCGACCGCGAGGCGGTCGTCGACGCGCCGTTCCACGAGGGGCCGTGGTTCAGCGAGTCGGCGGAGACGGCGGCGAACGTCCGGTCGTGGGTCGAGCGGGCCGCCGCGGGCGAGTACGTCGAGTTCGCCATCGACCACGACCTGCCGAGCGTCGGCGTGTACCGGACCGAGGGGGTGTTCCGGCCGGTGACCGACGGGGACGGCGAGGTCGTCTCCATCATCGTCTCGGCGCGGGACACGACCGAACAGCGCGAGCACGAGCGCGAGCTCGAACGGACGAACGCGCTGTTGTCCACGCTGTTCGAGACGCTCCCCGTCGGCGTGCTCGCCGAGGACGGCGACCGGAACGTCCTCGCGCTCAACGAGCGGTTCGCCGACCTGTTCGGCCTCGACGGCGACCCCGAGACGTACGTCGGGGCCGACTGCCCGTCGCTGGCCGGCGAGGCGGCGGCGCAGTTCGACGACCCGGCGGCGTTCACGGCCGGCGTCGAGCGGCTGGCGGACCGCCGCGAGCCCGTCACCGACGAGGAGCTGTCGCTCGCGGACGGCCGGACGTTCCAGCGGAGCTACCGGCCCATCGAGCTCGCCGACGGCCGGGGCCACCTGTGGGTGTACCGGGAGACGACGGCCGAGAGCCGCCGCGAGGCGCGGCTGGCCGCGCTCAACGAGACGACCCGTGACCTGATGGCGGCGACGGACCGCGACGAGGTCGCGACCATCGGCGTCGAGGCCGCCGCCGAGGTGCTCGGGCTGGAGGCGAACGCCATCCACCTGTACGACGACGAGGTCGGCGGGCTCGTCGCGGCCGCGCGGACCGACGGCGTCCGGGAGATCGTCAGCGAGCCGCCGGTGTTCCGGCCCGGCAACAGCATCGCGTGGGCGGTGTACGAGGCGGGCGAGCCGCGCGTCGTCGACGACGTCCAGGGGAACCCGAAGCGACAGAACCCCGAGACGCCGATACGGAGCGAGCTGTTCGTCCCCATCGACGAGTACGGCATCCTGGTCGCCGGCTCCACGGCGGCGAACGACTTCGACGACGGGGACCTCGTCCTCGCCGAGATACTCGCGCGGACGCTCGCGGCCGCCTTCGAGCAGGTGGACCGCGGGGCACAGCTGCGCGCCCGCGAGGCGGAGCTCGAACGCCAGAACGAGCGGCTGGCGGAGTTCGCCGGGGTCATCAGCCACGACCTCCGCAACCCGCTCGGCGTCGCGAAGGGGCGCGTGGAGCTCGCCGTCGAGGAGACAGACAACGACCACCTCGCGGCGGCGGAGCGTGCGCTCGACCGCATGGACGCCCTGCTCGACGACGTGTTGACGCTCGCCCGCAACGGCGAGCGCGTCAGCGACCTCGAAGCCGTCGAGTTGGCGGCGCTGTGCGAGACGGCGTGGAACAACGTCGAGACCGGGACCGCGACCCTCGCTGTCGAGACCGACCGGACCGTGCGCGCCGACGCGAGCCGCCTCCAGCAGGTGTTCGAGAACCTCTTTCGCAACAGCGTCGACCACGCCGGCGAGGAGGTAGCCGTCACCGTCGGCGACCTGCCCGACGGCTTCTACGTCGCCGACGACGGCCCCGGTATCCCGGCCGAGAAGCGCGAGGAGGTGTTCGACGCCGGCTACTCCACCCGGACCGAGGGGACGGGGTTCGGGCTGAGCATCGTCAGGGGCATCGTCGAGGCACACGGCTGGCGCGTCGAGGCGAGCGAGAGCGAGGCCGGCGGCGCCCGCTTCGAAGTGACGGGCGTCGAGACCGTCTGA